From the Haemophilus parainfluenzae genome, the window GAAAACAAGCGATTAAGTAAATTGCGTTTACCATAATGGAAATTTTTGAAAAGCTGATTAAGCCCGGTTTGCATATCAATAAAAGCCTGTTGGCTATGATTTAATGGCGTTAAGCAATCGGCTAAAATCACTTGGCGATCAAAGGTTGAAAAATAATTTTCATAAAAGCCTTTCACCACCTTATTACGATAATAATCATATCGTTTATTCAACACAGCAAAATAGCTATTGGATTTTGCTTCTCTTTTCAGTTTTTGCCATTGCTCCTCGGACAAATGCAATAACGGGAAAAATTGTAATACAGGTGCACCTTCTAATTCTCCAGGCAAGACAAATCTACCTGGTTGAATAAATTGCATTCCTTCTGCTTTGCAGGCAAGTAAATAATCGGTATAAGATTTTGCAATCTGCGCTAAAACATCTTCATTGACGACCGCACTTAGGTCGAGTTTTTTCAGTTTATCCAACCAATCTTGCGCAAACTGTTGGCGAACACCCGATGTAATTTTAGCTTGTTCAAGTGACCATTGTTGAAAATCTAAATTCAGCAAAGGTAAATCCAATAACCATTCACCAGGATAATCAAAAATATCCAAGTATAATGTGCCACGTTCTTTAAAATGGCGAAGCAAGCCCGATTGGCGTTCAAAACGAATAGCAAGGCGCGTTTCACTCACTCCTCGAGTAGATTGGCACCATTGTGGTGGATTATTCATTAAATCATTGAGATTCGCTTCATAATCAAAACGTGGAATACTTAAATCCTGCTGAGGCACACGTTTCACGG encodes:
- a CDS encoding YcjX family protein — protein: MFKSINREINQIINRGFDRTLRLAVTGLSRSGKTAFITSLINQLLHINQEGNAHLPLFEAARNQSILAVKRVPQQDLSIPRFDYEANLNDLMNNPPQWCQSTRGVSETRLAIRFERQSGLLRHFKERGTLYLDIFDYPGEWLLDLPLLNLDFQQWSLEQAKITSGVRQQFAQDWLDKLKKLDLSAVVNEDVLAQIAKSYTDYLLACKAEGMQFIQPGRFVLPGELEGAPVLQFFPLLHLSEEQWQKLKREAKSNSYFAVLNKRYDYYRNKVVKGFYENYFSTFDRQVILADCLTPLNHSQQAFIDMQTGLNQLFKNFHYGKRNLLNRLFSPNIDKLMFVATKADHITTDQIQNLISLMRQLVQEGGRHVEFEGIDTEYTAIAAIRATKQVLVNQNGRQIKAIQGVRSLDKQLITLYPGSVPTKLPSAEFWSKQSFDFDSFEPQVLQQGESIPHLRMDAVLQFLLADRFD